The Heyndrickxia vini genome contains a region encoding:
- the lepB gene encoding signal peptidase I, with translation MGNKTKKELYSWIKSIILAAIIVFVVRYFVFTPSIVVGQSMMPNLQDGNRIIVSKLSDIKRFDEIVFQAPDADEHYVKRVIGLPGDHIEMKNDVLYINGKAYKEPYLKANKEDLPSSQKLTEDFTLEEQIGKKEVPKGYLYVLGDNRLVSKDSRIFGVIPMDSVVGKVKLRFWPFNEIKVFK, from the coding sequence TTGGGGAACAAAACGAAGAAAGAACTTTATTCATGGATAAAATCCATTATCCTTGCCGCAATTATTGTTTTTGTTGTTCGGTATTTTGTTTTTACACCATCTATCGTTGTAGGTCAATCGATGATGCCGAATTTACAAGATGGTAACCGAATTATTGTTAGTAAGCTTAGTGATATTAAAAGATTTGATGAAATTGTTTTTCAGGCACCCGATGCGGACGAGCATTATGTAAAGAGAGTAATTGGCCTCCCAGGTGATCATATTGAAATGAAAAATGATGTCCTATACATTAATGGTAAAGCATATAAAGAACCTTATTTGAAAGCAAATAAGGAAGATCTGCCATCATCGCAAAAATTAACAGAGGACTTTACTTTAGAAGAACAGATTGGTAAAAAAGAAGTTCCTAAAGGTTATTTATATGTACTCGGTGATAACCGCTTAGTTAGTAAAGATAGTCGAATTTTTGGCGTAATCCCGATGGATTCCGTCGTAGGGAAAGTGAAGCTTCGTTTTTGGCCGTTTAATGAAATCAAGGTATTTAAATAA
- a CDS encoding bifunctional 3-deoxy-7-phosphoheptulonate synthase/chorismate mutase gives MGNQELDQLRKQVEDLNLQLLELINQRAELVQKIGRVKETGGVNRFDPVRERSMLNLIKENNHGPFENSTIEHIFKEIFKAGLDLQQDDHQKALLVSRKKKPEDTIINIKGATIGDGNAHFVFGPCAVESYEQVAQVAKSVKEKGLTLLRGGAFKPRTSPYDFQGLGFEGLKILKQIADEFGLAVISEIVSPEDIEKAADYIDVIQIGARNMQNFELLKAAGAVNKPVLLKRGIAATIDEFINAAEYIMSQGNGQIILCERGIRTYERATRNTLDITAVPILKQETHLPVFVDVTHSTGRRDLLLPAAKAALAIGADGVMAEVHPDPAVALSDAAQQMDLNQFDQFYKELQASRGVAKVF, from the coding sequence ATGGGAAATCAGGAGCTAGATCAATTACGAAAACAGGTTGAGGATTTGAATTTACAGCTTTTAGAATTAATAAATCAAAGGGCAGAATTAGTACAGAAAATTGGACGAGTAAAAGAAACCGGGGGCGTAAACCGCTTCGATCCAGTTCGTGAAAGATCAATGCTCAACTTGATTAAAGAAAATAATCATGGACCATTCGAAAACTCTACGATCGAACATATTTTTAAAGAAATTTTTAAAGCAGGGCTAGACCTTCAACAAGATGATCATCAGAAGGCTCTTCTTGTTTCTCGTAAAAAGAAACCTGAAGATACGATAATAAATATTAAAGGTGCAACAATTGGTGATGGAAATGCCCATTTTGTATTTGGCCCGTGTGCGGTTGAGTCATATGAACAAGTTGCACAGGTAGCAAAGTCCGTAAAAGAAAAAGGACTAACACTATTAAGAGGTGGGGCATTTAAGCCGCGTACATCACCATATGATTTTCAGGGACTAGGTTTTGAAGGATTAAAAATTCTTAAACAAATAGCAGATGAATTTGGATTAGCAGTCATTAGTGAAATTGTCTCACCTGAAGATATCGAAAAAGCAGCCGATTATATAGATGTAATACAAATTGGGGCGCGAAATATGCAGAACTTCGAATTATTAAAGGCTGCTGGCGCTGTAAACAAACCGGTTCTTTTAAAACGGGGTATCGCTGCCACTATTGATGAATTTATCAATGCTGCAGAATACATTATGTCACAGGGGAACGGTCAGATTATTCTTTGTGAACGAGGAATCCGAACATATGAAAGAGCTACTCGAAATACATTAGATATTACTGCAGTACCGATTTTGAAACAAGAAACCCATTTGCCGGTATTTGTTGACGTTACACATTCGACTGGTAGAAGAGATTTATTATTACCAGCTGCTAAAGCTGCATTAGCAATTGGTGCTGATGGTGTAATGGCTGAGGTTCATCCAGATCCAGCAGTTGCACTTTCCGATGCCGCTCAGCAAATGGATTTAAACCAGTTTGATCAATTTTATAAAGAACTACAGGCTTCTCGCGGTGTGGCAAAAGTCTTCTGA
- a CDS encoding GNAT family N-acetyltransferase produces the protein MEHIKIYNAMELKTTKGNLIIEGPIPSEQLASFEFHQDLVAFRPPTQQHKALIEIADLPEGRIIIAREFNTIVGYVTFLYPDPLERWSKGKMENLIELGAIEVIPKYRGCSVGKSLLKVSMMDDAMEDYITITTEYYWHWDLKGTGLNVWEYRKVMEKMMGAGGLKWFATDDPEISSHPANCLMVKIGKRIDNESIQKFDQLRFMNRFMY, from the coding sequence ATGGAGCATATAAAAATTTATAATGCCATGGAGTTAAAGACAACTAAAGGAAATTTAATTATTGAAGGCCCTATTCCTTCAGAGCAGCTAGCAAGCTTTGAATTTCATCAAGACTTAGTTGCCTTTCGTCCGCCAACACAACAACATAAAGCATTAATTGAAATTGCCGATTTGCCAGAGGGACGAATTATTATCGCAAGAGAATTCAATACCATTGTCGGATACGTTACATTCCTATACCCTGACCCTTTGGAACGATGGTCAAAAGGAAAGATGGAAAATTTAATCGAACTAGGTGCTATTGAAGTAATTCCGAAATATAGGGGTTGTTCAGTTGGGAAAAGTTTATTAAAAGTATCGATGATGGATGACGCGATGGAAGATTATATTACAATAACAACTGAGTATTATTGGCATTGGGATTTAAAAGGAACTGGATTGAATGTTTGGGAATATAGAAAAGTAATGGAAAAAATGATGGGGGCTGGGGGATTAAAATGGTTTGCAACAGATGATCCGGAAATTAGTTCGCATCCAGCCAATTGTTTAATGGTCAAAATAGGAAAAAGAATAGATAATGAATCCATTCAAAAGTTCGACCAATTGCGATTCATGAATCGATTTATGTACTAG
- a CDS encoding YtxH domain-containing protein has translation MANNEVSKQLEEQSEGRSKDFIVGAIIGGAVGALTALLLAPKSGKELRDDLTGQVETLKGKTDHLRIAVTQKGNDLAAATKEKTIQLKDLAVDKGNQLVGTVKDKAEKLQNKDEKDDKVEKEESYDEEFI, from the coding sequence ATGGCGAATAACGAAGTTAGTAAACAATTAGAAGAACAAAGCGAAGGAAGATCTAAAGACTTTATAGTTGGAGCAATCATTGGTGGAGCAGTTGGTGCTTTAACAGCATTACTTTTAGCACCTAAATCAGGTAAGGAATTACGTGATGATCTAACAGGTCAGGTTGAAACGCTTAAGGGAAAAACAGATCATTTACGAATTGCTGTTACCCAAAAAGGAAATGACTTAGCAGCGGCGACGAAGGAAAAAACGATTCAACTTAAAGATTTAGCTGTCGATAAAGGAAACCAACTCGTAGGTACAGTCAAAGATAAAGCGGAAAAGCTGCAAAATAAAGATGAAAAAGATGATAAAGTTGAAAAAGAAGAAAGTTACGATGAGGAATTCATTTAA
- a CDS encoding acetoin utilization protein AcuC, translating into MKDAVFIYSDELLSYRFSKDHPFNQFRLTLTLDLLNELKVIHNEDIIKPRMAKDEELQLIHDPAYIAAVKSAGKGQLSEEIAENYGLGTEDTPTFPGMHEASALLVGGTLTAVDYVMTGKTPHALHLGGGLHHGFRGKASGFCVYNDSSVAIKYLQEKYHARVLYIDTDAHHGDGVQWSFYDDNDVCTFSIHETGRYLFPGTGNVNEWGNGIGYGYSFNMPVDAFTEDESWLQCFTTTIKEVAAYFKPDVILTQNGADSHYYDPLTHLSASINIYREIPKIAHELAHQYCDGKWIAVGGGGYDIWRVVPRAWSMIWLEMINHSPLSGKLPISWVDKWQKKAPIPIATTWEDPQDLYEPIPRKPEITEKNFKTAERILHFLQQQNTKKNSPLV; encoded by the coding sequence ATGAAAGATGCGGTTTTTATTTATTCAGATGAACTTCTTTCTTATCGATTTTCTAAAGATCATCCATTTAACCAATTTCGCCTTACATTAACACTTGATCTTTTAAATGAATTAAAAGTTATTCATAACGAAGATATTATTAAACCTAGAATGGCAAAAGATGAGGAACTTCAATTAATTCACGATCCAGCATATATTGCTGCGGTAAAAAGTGCAGGCAAGGGGCAATTATCTGAAGAGATAGCCGAAAACTATGGATTAGGAACAGAAGATACCCCAACATTCCCCGGGATGCATGAGGCAAGTGCCCTTTTAGTGGGAGGAACACTTACTGCGGTTGATTATGTAATGACCGGGAAAACCCCGCATGCATTACATTTAGGTGGGGGTCTGCACCATGGTTTTAGAGGCAAAGCTTCCGGCTTTTGTGTATATAATGATAGCTCTGTTGCTATAAAATATTTACAAGAAAAATATCATGCTAGAGTTCTTTATATAGATACAGATGCCCATCACGGTGATGGGGTGCAATGGTCATTTTATGATGATAATGATGTATGCACTTTTTCCATTCATGAAACAGGTAGGTATTTATTTCCTGGGACAGGCAATGTCAATGAATGGGGAAATGGAATAGGCTATGGTTATTCATTTAATATGCCCGTCGATGCTTTTACAGAAGATGAATCATGGCTCCAATGCTTTACAACAACAATTAAAGAAGTAGCGGCATATTTTAAACCAGATGTTATTTTAACTCAAAATGGTGCAGATTCTCATTACTATGATCCATTAACGCATTTATCTGCATCTATTAATATTTACCGAGAAATACCCAAAATTGCTCACGAACTGGCACATCAATATTGCGACGGTAAATGGATTGCTGTTGGGGGTGGAGGGTATGACATTTGGCGGGTTGTCCCGCGGGCATGGTCTATGATTTGGCTAGAAATGATTAATCATTCTCCCCTTTCAGGTAAGCTGCCCATTTCGTGGGTAGACAAATGGCAAAAGAAAGCGCCTATTCCTATCGCTACTACTTGGGAAGATCCACAAGATCTGTATGAACCAATCCCAAGAAAACCGGAAATAACCGAAAAAAATTTCAAGACAGCTGAACGAATCCTTCATTTTTTACAACAACAAAACACGAAAAAAAATAGTCCCCTTGTATAA
- the ccpA gene encoding catabolite control protein A, with protein MNITIYDVAREANVSMATVSRVVNGNPNVKPATRKKVVEVIERLGYRPNAVARGLASKKTTTVGVIIPDISNIFFAELARGIEDIATMYKYNIILSNSDQNKEKELHLLNTMLGKQVDGIVFMSGNITEEHVAEFERSPVPIVLAGSIEPFNKIPSVNINYRQAAFDATTEFIEKGHKQIAFVVGPLHNPINKNQKLEGYKEALSKAGIPFNEEYVIEGDYTYDSGIEAWQKLNTFSNRPTAIYVGNDEMALGVIHGAQDSGLVIPEQVEIITSDNTKLAQMVRPQLTSVVQPLYDIGAVAMRLLTKYMNKEKVSENIVILPHRIEHRDSTK; from the coding sequence ATGAATATAACGATTTATGATGTAGCCCGTGAAGCTAATGTTTCTATGGCCACTGTATCTAGGGTGGTAAATGGAAATCCTAATGTTAAACCTGCTACAAGAAAAAAGGTTGTAGAAGTAATAGAAAGACTAGGATACCGTCCAAATGCGGTTGCACGTGGTCTAGCTAGTAAGAAAACGACAACAGTTGGAGTAATTATTCCAGATATTTCAAATATTTTCTTTGCTGAATTAGCTAGGGGTATTGAGGATATTGCTACAATGTATAAATACAATATTATTTTGAGCAACTCTGATCAAAATAAGGAAAAAGAATTACATCTATTAAATACGATGCTTGGTAAACAAGTGGATGGTATTGTGTTTATGAGTGGTAATATTACAGAAGAGCATGTTGCGGAATTTGAACGTTCACCTGTTCCGATTGTTTTAGCTGGTTCAATCGAACCATTTAATAAAATTCCATCTGTTAATATTAATTATCGACAGGCAGCTTTTGATGCGACAACCGAGTTTATTGAAAAAGGGCATAAGCAAATAGCATTTGTTGTAGGTCCTTTGCATAATCCTATTAATAAGAATCAAAAGTTAGAAGGGTATAAAGAAGCACTTAGTAAGGCCGGAATTCCTTTTAATGAGGAATATGTAATTGAAGGTGACTATACATATGACTCTGGAATTGAAGCTTGGCAGAAATTAAATACATTTTCTAATAGACCAACTGCGATATATGTTGGTAATGATGAGATGGCTCTTGGAGTTATCCACGGTGCTCAGGACTCAGGTCTTGTCATTCCTGAGCAAGTTGAAATCATTACTTCTGATAATACAAAATTAGCACAAATGGTTCGTCCACAGCTTACTTCTGTTGTTCAGCCGCTTTACGATATAGGTGCTGTAGCAATGCGTCTGTTAACTAAGTATATGAACAAAGAAAAGGTTTCTGAGAATATTGTAATCCTTCCGCATCGAATCGAACATAGAGATTCTACAAAATGA
- a CDS encoding acetoin utilization AcuB family protein — translation MIIEEIMKTDVITLHAEDTIHSALLLMRERKIRHIPIVDQQEQLVGLITERDIKDTVPSPFFRNDQLEKELNFPISNIMKTNVITGHPLDFVEEVAGLFYEHRIGCLPIILKQKIIGIITSTDLLRTMVELTGVNQPGSQIEIKVPNRSGMLHEITAIFSEMHVNVHSVLVYPDKKDSQSKILVFRIQTMNPIRVIQHLKEKGHIVLWPNMPGMSV, via the coding sequence GTGATTATTGAGGAAATAATGAAGACAGATGTTATCACTTTACATGCTGAAGATACTATTCATTCTGCCCTATTATTGATGAGGGAAAGGAAAATTCGCCATATCCCAATTGTAGATCAACAGGAGCAATTAGTCGGCTTAATAACCGAAAGGGATATAAAAGATACAGTACCATCCCCATTTTTCAGAAATGATCAACTAGAAAAAGAACTGAATTTTCCCATCAGCAATATTATGAAAACCAATGTGATAACAGGACACCCATTAGATTTTGTTGAGGAAGTTGCAGGCCTTTTTTACGAACACAGAATCGGCTGTCTTCCAATCATTTTGAAACAAAAAATCATCGGTATCATTACTAGTACTGATCTTCTTCGAACGATGGTGGAATTAACAGGTGTGAACCAACCCGGCTCTCAAATTGAAATTAAAGTTCCTAATCGATCGGGAATGCTTCATGAAATAACCGCCATTTTCAGTGAAATGCATGTTAATGTGCATAGTGTTCTTGTTTATCCAGATAAGAAAGACTCTCAATCAAAAATATTGGTATTTCGGATTCAAACAATGAATCCCATCCGTGTTATCCAGCACCTTAAAGAAAAAGGTCATATAGTATTATGGCCAAATATGCCAGGTATGTCAGTATGA
- a CDS encoding DUF948 domain-containing protein: protein MIIILYLSVALIAVAFLILVISVSKTLNSVKETLNQVSKTMEGIEGQMQGITGETTMLLHKTNALAEDIQQKSEKLNTVVYAVQDVGTTIKSLNESVRRVTNNVTHQVEKNQDKMTQVIQWSNVFKEIKDKWAENKEKKLIKQSIKNNSENESQLREVRRARS from the coding sequence ATGATTATTATTCTGTATTTAAGTGTTGCATTGATTGCTGTTGCTTTTTTAATTTTAGTAATTAGTGTATCGAAAACTTTAAATTCAGTAAAAGAAACATTAAATCAAGTTTCCAAAACAATGGAAGGCATTGAAGGGCAAATGCAAGGAATTACCGGTGAAACTACGATGCTGCTACATAAAACGAATGCTTTGGCTGAGGATATTCAGCAAAAATCCGAAAAGCTGAACACCGTTGTCTATGCTGTCCAAGATGTTGGAACAACGATTAAATCTCTTAATGAATCCGTTAGAAGAGTGACAAATAATGTTACACACCAAGTGGAAAAGAACCAAGATAAAATGACACAAGTAATTCAATGGAGCAATGTCTTTAAAGAAATTAAGGACAAATGGGCAGAGAATAAGGAAAAAAAGTTAATCAAGCAATCAATTAAAAATAATAGCGAAAATGAATCTCAATTACGTGAAGTTAGAAGAGCGAGAAGCTAA
- a CDS encoding cell division protein FtsA, protein MQDKKKIFALDIGTRSVVGIILEEADQHYYVADVFVKEHSERAMLDGQIHDVVSVSNVIKEVKEKLEQHHGPLSKVCVAAAGRALKTEKAEVSISIKGKPMMTKQDILHLELSAVQKAQSLAAEKYSAQQSQFYYCVGYSVFQYRLDGEEIGNLIDQQGDEAAVEIIATFLPRVVVESLISALQRANLEMDALTLEPIAAINVLVPASMRRLNVALVDIGAGTSDIAITDLGTVIAYGMVPIAGDEITEAISDQFLLDFPDAEQAKRQLIDNDLIRINDILGFESEITKENMIEQISPAIEKLSKAISEEILLLNNGKAPKAVMLVGGGSQTPDICNRISGNLQLPVNRVAIRGTDAIQSLTISADIPKGPEFITPIGIAIAAQSSPVHYVTAYVNEQPVRLFEVRELTIGDCILGSGIKLSSIHGKPGMGIVVSLNGQQITIPGEHGEPPTIIKNGDPSTLDTLINNGDQITIIQGKDGLPPHIKIKDLLDEIPSKKIFINEKPITVSMIIRKNGDVVSSEEILADGDSIEISFPNNMEELLHTLHMFDILNELKPFRLKVDGKETFFPSQSAKIFINSEEAKLSNHFSHMDCITIERRNPLTVREFAKLKNIKLDYCLHVYFNGENVTISKPLTEVFKSGQLLSPDEYILYGDEIELKFYKIEPFIFQDIFRFVDISMPQNSNGKFELLNNKEAVTFYDTISEGDQLEIIWPSVYK, encoded by the coding sequence TTGCAAGATAAAAAGAAGATATTTGCATTGGACATTGGTACACGATCTGTTGTTGGAATTATTCTTGAAGAAGCAGATCAACACTATTATGTAGCTGATGTATTCGTGAAGGAACATTCAGAAAGAGCAATGCTTGATGGACAAATTCATGATGTTGTTTCAGTTTCAAATGTTATAAAGGAAGTAAAAGAAAAATTAGAACAACATCATGGACCATTAAGCAAAGTATGTGTCGCAGCTGCCGGTCGTGCACTTAAGACTGAAAAGGCTGAGGTTTCTATTTCTATAAAGGGAAAGCCGATGATGACAAAACAAGATATTTTGCATCTTGAACTAAGTGCAGTTCAAAAAGCACAATCGTTAGCAGCGGAAAAGTATTCTGCTCAACAAAGTCAATTTTACTATTGTGTTGGTTATTCGGTTTTTCAATATCGATTAGATGGAGAAGAGATTGGGAATCTTATCGATCAGCAAGGAGATGAGGCCGCAGTTGAAATTATTGCTACATTCCTCCCAAGGGTTGTGGTAGAATCATTGATTTCTGCGCTTCAAAGAGCAAACTTAGAAATGGATGCACTAACACTCGAACCAATTGCAGCGATTAATGTTTTAGTCCCTGCATCCATGAGAAGGCTAAATGTGGCCCTTGTAGATATTGGTGCAGGAACGTCCGATATTGCAATAACTGATTTAGGAACAGTCATTGCTTATGGAATGGTACCTATTGCCGGGGATGAAATTACTGAAGCAATTAGTGATCAATTCTTGCTGGACTTTCCTGATGCTGAACAAGCGAAAAGGCAGTTAATCGACAATGATTTGATTCGAATAAATGATATTCTAGGGTTTGAATCAGAAATAACGAAAGAGAATATGATTGAACAAATATCACCTGCAATTGAGAAACTATCAAAAGCTATTTCTGAAGAAATTTTATTACTCAATAATGGGAAAGCGCCCAAAGCAGTTATGCTCGTTGGCGGTGGGAGTCAAACACCAGATATTTGCAATAGAATTTCTGGCAATTTGCAATTACCTGTGAATAGGGTCGCCATAAGAGGTACAGATGCCATTCAAAGTTTGACAATCTCAGCTGATATTCCGAAAGGTCCAGAATTTATCACTCCAATTGGAATTGCGATTGCAGCTCAATCATCACCTGTTCATTACGTAACTGCGTATGTAAACGAACAACCGGTTAGATTATTTGAGGTAAGAGAATTAACGATTGGGGATTGTATATTAGGTTCAGGAATTAAACTTAGCTCTATACATGGAAAGCCTGGTATGGGAATAGTAGTTTCACTTAATGGTCAGCAAATTACGATTCCGGGTGAACACGGGGAACCACCTACCATTATAAAAAACGGGGATCCATCCACACTAGATACATTAATAAATAATGGGGATCAAATTACGATTATACAAGGGAAAGACGGCCTACCCCCGCATATAAAAATTAAAGATCTCCTTGATGAGATTCCAAGTAAAAAAATATTTATTAACGAAAAGCCCATAACAGTTTCAATGATAATTAGAAAAAATGGAGATGTCGTTTCTTCTGAGGAAATACTTGCAGATGGGGACTCAATCGAAATTTCCTTTCCAAATAATATGGAAGAACTTCTTCATACATTACACATGTTTGATATACTTAATGAATTAAAACCCTTTCGTCTGAAAGTCGATGGCAAAGAAACATTCTTTCCTTCACAATCTGCTAAAATATTCATTAATTCAGAGGAAGCTAAATTATCTAACCATTTTTCTCATATGGATTGTATCACCATAGAAAGAAGAAATCCTCTAACGGTAAGAGAGTTTGCCAAACTTAAAAATATAAAATTAGATTATTGTCTTCATGTATATTTTAATGGGGAGAATGTAACAATAAGTAAACCATTAACCGAAGTTTTTAAATCTGGTCAACTATTGTCCCCAGACGAATATATTCTTTATGGTGATGAAATAGAGTTAAAGTTTTATAAAATTGAACCATTTATTTTTCAAGATATTTTCCGATTTGTTGATATAAGTATGCCTCAAAATAGCAATGGAAAATTTGAACTCTTAAATAATAAAGAGGCTGTTACCTTTTATGATACCATTTCAGAAGGTGATCAGTTGGAAATTATTTGGCCATCTGTTTATAAATAA